The Zalophus californianus isolate mZalCal1 chromosome X, mZalCal1.pri.v2, whole genome shotgun sequence genome window below encodes:
- the LOC113930828 gene encoding LOW QUALITY PROTEIN: exportin-7-like (The sequence of the model RefSeq protein was modified relative to this genomic sequence to represent the inferred CDS: deleted 2 bases in 1 codon; substituted 3 bases at 3 genomic stop codons) yields the protein MADHVQSLAQLENLCKQLYETTDTTTRLQAEKALVKFTNSPDCLSKCQLLLKRGSSSYSQLLAATCLTKLVSRTNNPLPLEQRIDIRNYVLNYLATRPKLATFVTQALIQLYARITKLGWFDCQKDDYVFRNAITDVTRFLQDSVEYCVIGVTILSQLTNEINQADTTHPLTKHRKIASSFXDSSLFDIFTLSCNLLKQASGKNLNLNDESQHGLLMQLLKLIHNCLNFDFIGTSTDESSDDLCTVQIPTSWRSAFLDSSTLQLFFDLYHSIPPSFSPLVLSCLVQIASVRRSLFNNAERAKFLSHLVDGVKXILENPQSLSDPNNYHEFCRLLARLKSNSQLGELVKVENYPEVIRLIANFTVTSLQHWEFAKXSPNSVHYLLSLWQRLAASVPYVKATEPHMLETYTPEVTKAYITSRLESVHIILRDGLEDPLEDTGLVQQQLDQLSTIRRCEYEKTCALLMQLFDQSAQSYQELLQSASASPMDIAVQEGRLTWLVYIIGAVIGGWVSFASTDEQAAMDGELVCRVLQLMNLTDSRLAQAGNEKVELAMLSFFEQFHKIYIGDQVQKSSKLYRRLSEVLGLNDETMVLSVFIGKIITNLKYWGRCEPITSKTLQLLNDLSIGYSSVRKLVKLIAVQFMLNNHTSEHFSFLGINNQSNLTDMRCRTTFYTALGRLLMVDLGEDEDQYEQFMLPLTAAFEVVAQMFSTNSFNEQEAKRTLVGLVRDLRGIAFAFNAKTSFMMLFEWIYPSYMPILQRAIELWYHDPACTTPVLKLMAELVHNRSQRLQFDVSSPNGILLFRETSKMITMYGNRILTLGEVPKDHVYALKLKGISICFSMLKAALSGSYVNFGVFRLYGDDALDNALQTFIKLLLSIPHSDHLDYPKLSRSYYSLLEVLTQDHMNFIASLEPHVIMYILSSISEGLTALDTMVCTGCCSCLDHIVTYLFKQLSRSTKKRTTPLNQESDHFLHIMQQHPEMIQQMLSTVLNIIIFEDCRNEWSMSRPLLGLILLNEKYFSDLRNSIVNNQAPEKQQAMHLCFENLMEGIERNLLTKNRDRFTQNLSAFRREVNDSMKNSTYGVNSNDMMS from the exons ATGGCGGATCATGTGCAGAGCCTGGCCCAACTAGAGAATCTGTGCAAACAGCTTTATGAGACAACAGACACAACCACTCGACTCCAGGCAGAGAAAGCCTTGGTCAAATTCACCAACAGCCCTGATTGCCTGAGCAAATGCCAGCTGCTCCTCAAGAGAGGAAGTTCCTCTTACTCCCAGTTACTGGCAGCTACATGCCTTACAAAGCTTGTATCACGCACAAACAACCCTCTACCATTGGAGCAACGCATAGATATTCGGAACTATGTGCTCAACTACCTTGCCACCCGGCCAAAGTTGGCTACTTTCGTGACACAAGCACTTATTCAGTTATATGCCAGAATCACAAAACTGGGCTGGTTTGACTGTCAGAAGGATGACTATGTCTTCAGAAATGCAATCACAGATGTCACAAGGTTCTTACAGGACAGTGTGGAATACTGCGTCATTGGCGTCACTATTTTATCTCAGCTAACCAATGAAATTAATCAAGCCGACACCACGCATCCTTTAACCAAGCACAGAAAAATAGCCTCTTCTTTCTGAGACTCATCATTATTTGATATCTTCACACTTTCCTGCAATTTACTAAAACAGGCTTCAGGAAAGAATCTAAACTTGAATGATGAAAGTCAGCATGGCTTGCTCATGCAACTGCTCAAACTCATTCATAACTGCCTAAACTTTGATTTCATCGGCACTTCTACTGATGAATCCTCAGATGACCTGTGCACAGTACAGATTCCCACCAGCTGGAGATCAGCGTTCTTAGATTCTTCAACTCTGCAGCTGTTTTTTGACCTGTATCATTCCATCCCTCCTTCATTTTCGCCTCTGGTATTATCCTGTTTAGTACAGATTGCCTCAGTAAGAAGATCCCTGTTTAACAATGCAGAGAGGGCCAAGTTTCTCTCACATCTTGTTGACGGTGTTAAATGAATACTGGAAAACCCACAGAGTTTATCAGACCCAAACAATTACCATGAGTTTTGCAGACTACTGGCCCGATTGAAGAGTAACTCTCAACTGGGAGAATTAGTAAAGGTGGAAAACTACCCTGAGGTCATCCGATTGATAGCTAACTTCACAGTGACCAGCCTACAGCACTGGGAATTTGCC AAATAGTCCCCAAATAGTGTGCACTATCTCCTGAGCCTATGGCAGCGGCTGGCAGCCTCTGTGCCATACGTGAAAGCCACAGAGCCCCACATGCTGGAAACTTACACTCCTGAGGTCACCAAAGCCTATATCACATCCCGTTTGGAATCTGTGCACATCATCCTGAGGGATGGCCTGGAAGACCCTCTGGAGGATACTGGCCTGGTGCAGCAGCAGCTGGACCAGCTGTCTACCATCAGGCGTTGTGAGTACGAGAAGACATGCGCACTCCTCATGCAGTTGTTTGACCAGTCTGCCCAGTCCTATCAGGAGCTGCTGCAGAGTGCCAGCGCCAGCCCGATGGATATCGCAGTGCAGGAAGGAAGGCTGACGTGGCTGGTTTACATCATCGGCGCAGTGATCGGTGGCTGGGTTTCTTTTGCCAGCACTGATGAGCAAGCTGCTATGGATGGCGAGCTCGTCTGTCGGGTGCTCCAGCTGATGAACCTAACAGATTCTCGCCTGGCTCAAGCGGGTAATGAGAAGGTAGAATTGGCCATGCTGAgcttttttgaacagtttcataAGATCTACATTGGGGACCAGGTGCAAAAATCCTCTAAGCTGTACCGCCGACTCTCAGAAGTTCTGGGCTTGAATGATGAGACTATGGTCCTAAGCGTCTTCATAGGAAAAATCATCACCAACCTGAAGTACTGGGGCCGCTGTGAACCGATCACCTCCAAGACACTACAGCTTCTCAATGACCTCTCCATTGGATACAGTAGTGTAAGGAAACTAGTGAAGCTTATTGCGGTACAGTTCATGCTGAACAATCACACGAGCGAGCACTtttcatttctgggtattaaCAATCAGTCCAATCTGACAGACATGCGGTGTCGGACTACCTTCTACACAGCCCTTGGGCGTCTCCTCATGGTGGATTTAGGAGAGGATGAAGATCAGTATGAGCAGTTCATGCTGCCGCTCACAGCAGCGTTTGAGGTCGTGGCCCAGATGTTTAGCACTAACAGTTTCAACGAGCAAGAGGCAAAGCGAACTCTGGTTGGCCTCGTAAGAGACCTGAGAGGGATAGCTTTCGCCTTCAATGCCAAGACCAGCTTCATGATGCTGTTTGAGTGGATATATCCATCCTACATGCCAATTCTCCAGCGGGCAATTGAGCTCTGGTACCATGATCCAGCTTGTACCACTCCTGTGCTCAAGCTGATGGCTGAGTTAGTTCATAACAGATCCCAGCGACTGCAATTCGATGTCTCTTCCCCCAATGGCATCTTACTCTTCAGAGAAACCAGCAAGATGATAACAATGTATGGCAATCGCATCCTGACACTAGGAGAGGTCCCAAAGGATCATGTCTATGCACTGAAGCTCAAGGGCATCTCCATCTGCTTCTCCATGCTGAAGGCAGCCCTCAGTGGGAGCTACGTCAATTTTGGAGTCTTCCGTCTCTATGGAGATGATGCCCTGGACAATGCTCTACAGACCTTCATCAAGCTGCTCCTCTCTATTCCCCACAGTGACCACCTGGACTACCCCAAGCTCAGCCGGTCTTACTATTCACTACTGGAAGTCCTGACCCAGGACCACATGAACTTTATTGCAAGCCTGGAACCTCATGTCATCATGTATattctctcttccatttctgaaGGACTTACTGCACTTGACACCATGGTATGCACAGGCTGCTGCTCTTGCTTGGACCACATCGTGACATACCTCTTTAAGCAACTGTCACGGAGCACCAAGAAGAGGACGACACCCCTGAACCAGGAGAGCGACCATTTTCTGCATATCATGCAGCAGCATCCAGAGATGATCCAGCAGATGCTGTCAACGGTGCTGAACATCATCATCTTTGAAGACTGTAGGAACGAGTGGTCAATGTCCCGGCCCCTACTTGGCTTGATACTACTTAATGAAAAGTATTTTTCTGACCTAAGGAACAGTATCGTGAACAACCAGGCACCAGAGAAGCAGCAGGCTATGCATCTGTGTTTCGAAAACCTGATGGAAGGCATCGAGCGAAATCTTCTTACGAAAAACAGAGACAGGTTCACCCAGAACCTGTCGGCATTCCGTCGAGAAGTCAACGACTCGATGAAGAATTCCACTTACGGCGTGAATAGCAATGATATGATGAGCTGA